The following proteins come from a genomic window of Candidatus Saccharibacteria bacterium oral taxon 488:
- a CDS encoding M48 family metallopeptidase, whose product MPTITDAEFGEITVRRSHLARQVSLKVAPNGQLRISLPTYAPLLAAKTLIKSSRPRIRELLSEHQQGHYYTHDQSIGKSHHLIIETQPALTEPIIKRSGTRILVKLPPGTDIATPAIQQRIREVVIIALRKEARSYLPRRLKFLAEEHGFSYQTVKLTHASSRWGSCSSRGTISLNIALMNLPFELLDYVLIHELAHTRQMNHSDAFWREVAAIDPAYKTHRAALKNHTPHV is encoded by the coding sequence ATGCCAACGATTACTGACGCTGAATTTGGCGAAATCACGGTGAGGCGCTCGCACTTGGCGCGTCAGGTGTCACTGAAAGTCGCGCCAAACGGGCAGCTGCGGATCAGCTTGCCGACGTACGCACCGCTGCTCGCCGCAAAAACGCTTATCAAGTCATCCCGGCCGCGTATTCGCGAACTCCTGAGCGAGCATCAACAAGGTCACTACTACACGCACGATCAATCAATTGGTAAAAGTCATCACCTGATCATCGAAACCCAGCCCGCGCTCACCGAACCCATTATCAAGCGCTCCGGCACCCGCATCCTTGTCAAGCTGCCGCCTGGCACCGACATCGCTACTCCAGCCATCCAGCAGCGCATTCGTGAAGTCGTCATCATAGCGCTACGCAAAGAAGCCAGAAGTTACCTGCCGCGACGGCTGAAATTCCTGGCCGAGGAACACGGCTTTTCCTATCAAACCGTCAAACTGACGCACGCCTCGAGCCGTTGGGGCAGCTGCTCGTCGCGCGGCACGATTAGCCTGAACATCGCACTGATGAACCTGCCGTTTGAGCTGCTTGATTATGTGCTGATTCACGAACTAGCTCACACCCGCCAGATGAATCACTCCGACGCGTTTTGGCGAGAGGTTGCGGCCATCGACCCAGCCTACAAAACGCACCGAGCGGCACTGAAAAACCATACACCACACGTGTAG
- a CDS encoding DUF2797 domain-containing protein, protein MSGEFLLSYASFDTENRPFLEWQVDGKTERGDVLGQELSLVFDFSAKYCTGWVDFENHCGQVCPEQAIAETKYENCIKCRDRRGFNPAFYYANSLSARQEKINQNPHFVYLAYFAPGVIKVGISQEERGIRRLLEQGARLALKLETFASALIARQYEAKIAGLEGIMETVAASKKLELIKHPLDTAAAEKTLADALVRIHHQLGLDFPNREFITCEDYFHTDGRDLSSVIDMTGNSTMAGTVVSTIGPILITDYDGQLLAYNVKKFIGYQAQTVDGAIDIEIPSTQLALF, encoded by the coding sequence ATGTCTGGGGAGTTTTTGCTAAGCTACGCCAGCTTTGATACCGAAAACCGGCCATTTCTGGAGTGGCAGGTTGACGGCAAGACTGAGCGTGGTGATGTTTTGGGGCAGGAGTTGTCACTGGTGTTTGATTTTTCTGCTAAATACTGCACGGGCTGGGTGGATTTTGAGAATCATTGCGGCCAAGTGTGCCCAGAGCAGGCAATAGCGGAGACAAAATATGAGAACTGCATCAAATGCCGTGACCGAAGAGGGTTTAATCCAGCATTTTATTATGCTAACTCGCTGTCAGCCCGGCAGGAAAAGATTAATCAAAACCCGCACTTCGTCTATCTGGCATATTTTGCGCCAGGAGTTATTAAAGTCGGTATCTCACAGGAAGAGCGCGGCATTCGGCGGCTGCTGGAGCAGGGAGCGCGCCTGGCGCTGAAACTGGAGACGTTTGCTTCGGCGTTAATCGCCCGGCAATATGAAGCGAAAATTGCCGGGCTGGAGGGCATCATGGAAACAGTGGCCGCCAGCAAAAAACTAGAGCTGATCAAACACCCACTGGACACTGCGGCAGCAGAAAAAACCTTGGCTGATGCATTGGTGCGCATTCACCACCAATTGGGGCTGGATTTCCCAAACCGAGAATTCATCACATGTGAAGATTATTTTCACACGGATGGCCGCGACCTTAGTAGTGTGATTGACATGACAGGGAACAGTACCATGGCCGGCACAGTCGTCAGTACCATCGGCCCGATCCTCATCACCGACTACGACGGACAGCTACTGGCGTATAACGTGAAAAAATTTATTGGCTACCAGGCGCAAACAGTTGACGGCGCCATTGACATAGAAATACCCAGCACGCAGCTGGCGCTGTTTTAA
- the rplK gene encoding 50S ribosomal protein L11 produces the protein MAKKVIGNLKLRIPAGRATAGPPVGSTLGQWGLNMMDFINPFNDATKDMMGKDVIVHIQVFEDRTFTWKSLGQPVDDMIREKAGIQKGSGKPHAEKVGTITRAQLQEIAEAKMDQLNAIDIEGAMKVVAGSARSMGVEVAA, from the coding sequence ATGGCAAAGAAAGTTATCGGTAATCTAAAACTACGCATCCCTGCCGGACGAGCAACCGCCGGGCCACCAGTCGGCTCAACCCTCGGTCAGTGGGGGCTGAACATGATGGATTTCATCAATCCATTCAACGACGCCACCAAAGATATGATGGGCAAGGACGTTATCGTCCACATTCAGGTGTTTGAAGATCGCACCTTTACGTGGAAATCGCTTGGCCAGCCAGTCGATGATATGATCCGCGAAAAAGCCGGCATTCAAAAGGGTTCAGGCAAGCCGCACGCCGAGAAAGTTGGCACAATCACTCGCGCACAGCTTCAGGAAATTGCCGAAGCAAAAATGGATCAGCTAAACGCCATCGACATCGAGGGCGCGATGAAAGTCGTTGCTGGTTCCGCTCGCTCAATGGGCGTAGAAGTCGCCGCCTAA
- a CDS encoding 50S ribosomal protein L7/L12, whose product MADIKKLAEELTKLTVLEVNELKNHLKDEYGIEPAAAAVAVAGPAAGGDAAAADEKTEFTVTLKDAGAQKVAVIKAVKEITGLGLGEAKAIVDGAPAPVKEKVSKDDAEAAKKTLEDAGASVELS is encoded by the coding sequence ATGGCTGATATTAAGAAATTGGCTGAAGAACTGACCAAGTTGACAGTTCTGGAAGTTAACGAATTGAAAAATCACTTGAAAGATGAATACGGCATCGAGCCAGCTGCTGCAGCTGTCGCTGTTGCTGGTCCAGCTGCTGGCGGTGACGCTGCTGCGGCTGACGAAAAAACTGAGTTCACCGTTACCTTGAAGGACGCAGGTGCTCAAAAAGTTGCAGTCATCAAGGCTGTTAAGGAAATCACCGGCCTAGGCCTCGGTGAAGCAAAAGCTATCGTTGACGGCGCTCCAGCACCAGTCAAAGAAAAAGTTTCAAAAGACGACGCTGAAGCTGCAAAGAAGACTTTGGAAGACGCTGGCGCTAGCGTTGAGCTCAGCTAA
- a CDS encoding phosphopyruvate hydratase — MNNITITDIHARQILDSRGNPTVEADVRLSDGSFGRAAVPSGASTGSHEAVELRDGDLAYGGKGVLRAVEHVNVEIARALRGMDPFAQHRVDERMRQLDGTPNKGRLGANAILAVSLAVAKAAAESKGIELFVYVNQLANAGTMSLPMPMINVMNGGQHALGATDIQEYMIIPVGASTFEDAMRMSAEVFHALAKVLKAEGYPTTVGDEGGYAPHVRGGNMEPVKLLARAIEQAGYKLEQDFAFALDVASSEFHEGNGQYRLETEHRTLDVNGMIKMYKQLRAEYPVVSIEDGLDEGAWHDWQTLTTELGSTTQLVGDDLLVTNVMRLDRAIAEKAGNAILIKPNQIGTLSETIQAVMMAKKAGWNTVMSHRSGETEDVTIAHLAVGLGTGQIKTGSMSRSERIAKYNELMRIAEMRPELELVRPFKQS; from the coding sequence ATGAATAATATCACAATCACAGACATTCACGCACGACAAATTTTAGATTCTCGGGGTAATCCGACGGTGGAGGCTGATGTTCGGCTGAGCGATGGCTCGTTCGGGCGGGCGGCAGTGCCGTCGGGCGCCAGTACTGGTTCGCACGAGGCGGTCGAGCTGCGTGACGGCGACTTGGCGTATGGTGGCAAGGGCGTCCTACGGGCGGTCGAGCATGTTAATGTCGAGATCGCGCGGGCGCTGCGCGGCATGGATCCGTTTGCGCAACATCGGGTTGATGAGCGGATGCGGCAGCTGGACGGTACGCCAAACAAGGGGCGGCTCGGGGCGAACGCCATCCTAGCGGTCAGCCTAGCGGTTGCCAAGGCGGCGGCTGAGTCTAAGGGTATTGAGCTTTTCGTCTATGTCAATCAGCTGGCGAATGCCGGCACGATGAGCCTGCCGATGCCGATGATCAATGTGATGAACGGTGGGCAGCATGCGCTTGGTGCGACGGATATTCAGGAATACATGATCATCCCAGTCGGTGCGTCGACGTTTGAGGATGCGATGCGGATGAGTGCCGAGGTGTTTCACGCGCTAGCGAAAGTGCTCAAGGCCGAGGGCTACCCGACGACTGTTGGTGACGAAGGCGGCTACGCGCCGCATGTGCGCGGTGGCAATATGGAGCCGGTCAAGTTGCTGGCGCGAGCGATTGAACAGGCTGGCTATAAACTGGAGCAGGATTTTGCCTTTGCGCTTGACGTAGCCTCGAGTGAATTCCATGAAGGCAATGGCCAGTATCGGTTGGAGACGGAGCATCGCACGCTCGATGTGAATGGTATGATCAAGATGTATAAGCAGCTACGGGCTGAATATCCGGTGGTGTCGATCGAGGATGGGCTGGATGAAGGAGCGTGGCATGACTGGCAGACGCTGACGACGGAGCTTGGCTCGACGACGCAGCTGGTCGGTGATGATTTGTTGGTGACGAATGTGATGCGGCTGGACCGGGCGATCGCTGAAAAGGCTGGTAACGCGATTTTGATCAAGCCAAATCAAATCGGCACATTGAGCGAGACCATTCAGGCGGTGATGATGGCGAAAAAGGCCGGCTGGAATACGGTGATGAGCCACCGCTCGGGTGAGACCGAGGACGTGACAATTGCTCATCTGGCGGTCGGGCTCGGTACGGGCCAGATCAAGACTGGCTCGATGTCGCGTTCAGAGCGCATCGCCAAGTACAACGAACTGATGCGCATTGCCGAGATGCGACCGGAGCTAGAGCTGGTGCGGCCGTTCAAGCAGTCGTAG
- a CDS encoding ATP-binding protein yields MKPLQLSSPHIIAMVGVPGAGKSQFAAEFSEMFHAPHLDSGILAALSDDEAAVNYASGTLLKELMKTHQTIVFEGATEKRAWRVELAKTARAAGYKILFVWVQTDLATAKMRWLKANDNDEAAFDAKIKQFSSPHPSEPCVVISGRHTYNTQARTLLKRLADVRPNTTAAPTQPQAAQADTPKRRPQRPVFSRIRVS; encoded by the coding sequence ATGAAACCTTTGCAACTTTCTTCTCCTCACATCATTGCCATGGTTGGCGTGCCGGGGGCGGGCAAGTCGCAATTCGCGGCTGAGTTTTCTGAGATGTTTCATGCGCCGCATTTGGACTCTGGTATCTTAGCGGCATTATCCGATGATGAGGCGGCCGTTAATTATGCGAGCGGCACTCTGCTCAAGGAATTGATGAAGACCCATCAAACCATCGTGTTTGAAGGGGCAACGGAGAAGCGAGCCTGGCGGGTTGAGCTCGCCAAGACAGCCCGTGCTGCTGGTTATAAGATTCTCTTTGTCTGGGTGCAAACCGACCTCGCGACTGCCAAAATGCGCTGGCTCAAGGCCAACGATAACGACGAGGCGGCATTTGATGCCAAGATCAAACAATTCTCATCGCCGCACCCCAGCGAGCCATGCGTCGTCATCAGTGGTCGTCACACCTATAACACCCAAGCGCGCACCTTGCTCAAGCGCCTGGCCGACGTGCGCCCGAATACTACAGCCGCTCCGACCCAACCGCAGGCTGCTCAGGCTGATACTCCCAAACGCCGTCCGCAACGTCCAGTGTTCAGTCGTATTCGCGTTAGCTAG
- a CDS encoding DUF11 domain-containing protein, which produces MKLSTKLKIVALSLVAAFGAGLVYYANAETIDNTRDCDKYAVVYCGTMSVQEMRERYFNKGVSTIYGAFGISYEMLSGNYVNGAVYRNGEVRLDNGTVVATNARTAIRNISGGTPISGTNAKVVPASRMSSAQQAFIRLDEQGRFKFAIMTPCGNPVVATNVVVPPKPKPQPVATCKALDQPVINRQTNTVALKAHATVENGATVKSYTFSITDASGKEVFSRSNTTSALTSETSATIKEAGTYTARVTVTTSLGDRTSNDCIKQFTIQPETPKANPGIKIEKKVDGVEHKTVQVGNEFPYQVTVTNTGNVDLKNAVVTDNAPQGVTFLRASEGTIQNNTWKATIPELKQGASKTFTITATIKEQVAGKVVNTACVDTPEIPGDKDGCDNATVDVPEKVEACNVQTGVIEKVEKGKENTPPYTTDLSKCEKIKVCDVTTKTIREVTKKEAEDTKRFVGIDSEECNPKPTTPTPPTPTALPRTGMTDMVLGGLGIGALVTSALAYVASRRHL; this is translated from the coding sequence ATGAAATTAAGTACAAAGCTTAAGATCGTGGCGCTGTCGCTGGTCGCTGCTTTCGGAGCAGGACTGGTCTACTACGCCAACGCAGAAACAATTGACAATACCCGCGACTGTGACAAGTACGCCGTGGTGTATTGTGGTACCATGTCGGTACAAGAGATGCGCGAACGATATTTCAACAAAGGCGTATCAACAATTTACGGTGCGTTCGGTATTTCCTACGAGATGCTGAGCGGCAACTACGTTAATGGTGCAGTCTACCGTAACGGCGAGGTTCGCCTCGATAACGGCACCGTTGTCGCCACCAATGCCCGGACAGCCATCCGTAATATTAGCGGTGGTACACCGATCTCAGGCACCAACGCCAAGGTCGTCCCAGCCAGCCGCATGAGCAGTGCACAGCAAGCTTTCATTCGGCTTGATGAACAGGGTCGCTTTAAGTTCGCCATCATGACGCCATGTGGTAACCCGGTTGTCGCCACCAATGTTGTTGTGCCACCAAAACCGAAACCACAGCCAGTGGCTACTTGTAAAGCACTTGACCAGCCAGTTATTAATCGCCAGACTAACACGGTCGCCCTAAAGGCTCACGCAACAGTCGAGAACGGTGCAACCGTTAAGTCATACACCTTTAGCATCACCGATGCTTCAGGCAAGGAAGTCTTCTCACGCAGCAACACTACTTCAGCGCTGACCAGCGAGACCAGCGCTACCATCAAGGAAGCGGGCACTTACACCGCTCGCGTCACAGTCACGACCAGCCTTGGTGATCGCACCAGCAACGACTGTATCAAGCAGTTCACCATCCAGCCAGAAACGCCGAAGGCTAACCCTGGCATCAAAATCGAGAAAAAAGTTGATGGCGTCGAGCACAAGACCGTCCAAGTTGGCAACGAATTCCCATACCAGGTAACCGTCACCAACACCGGCAACGTTGATCTGAAGAACGCTGTTGTCACTGACAATGCACCACAAGGCGTCACCTTCCTGCGAGCATCTGAGGGTACCATCCAGAACAACACCTGGAAAGCAACAATCCCTGAGCTCAAGCAAGGCGCCTCAAAGACCTTTACCATCACGGCAACCATCAAAGAACAAGTCGCTGGCAAGGTCGTCAACACCGCCTGCGTTGACACCCCAGAGATTCCTGGCGACAAAGATGGCTGTGACAACGCAACGGTCGATGTACCAGAAAAAGTCGAGGCCTGCAACGTTCAAACTGGTGTTATCGAAAAAGTCGAAAAGGGCAAAGAGAACACGCCACCATACACCACTGATCTGAGTAAATGTGAAAAGATCAAGGTCTGTGACGTCACTACCAAGACCATCCGCGAAGTCACCAAGAAAGAAGCTGAAGACACTAAGCGGTTCGTCGGTATCGACAGCGAAGAGTGTAATCCAAAGCCAACCACCCCAACCCCACCAACACCAACCGCACTACCACGAACTGGTATGACCGACATGGTACTCGGTGGTCTGGGCATCGGTGCACTGGTTACCTCAGCTCTAGCATACGTCGCCAGCCGACGCCACCTGTAA
- the nusG gene encoding transcription termination/antitermination protein NusG, with product MSSNRYDSTRAWYAIHTYSGYEEKVAESIRQRINGVDMADKIFDVMVPKEKQIQIKNGKRKVVDAKIFQGYVLVEMKLTDETWYIVRNTPGVTGFVGADTTPTPVSDKEITKIKKRMGVEEPKHQIDFSVGEVVSIIDGPFKGFDGSIAEIDAIKGKIKVMVSMFGRDTPVELDALQVKKV from the coding sequence ATGTCATCAAATCGCTATGATTCAACTCGCGCGTGGTACGCCATTCACACCTACTCGGGCTATGAGGAAAAGGTCGCTGAGTCCATCCGCCAGCGCATCAACGGCGTCGACATGGCCGACAAAATCTTCGACGTCATGGTGCCGAAAGAAAAGCAAATTCAGATCAAAAACGGCAAGCGCAAGGTTGTCGATGCCAAGATCTTTCAGGGCTACGTGTTGGTCGAAATGAAGCTGACCGACGAGACCTGGTACATTGTCCGCAACACGCCGGGCGTAACTGGCTTCGTTGGTGCTGACACTACGCCAACACCGGTGTCTGACAAAGAAATTACCAAGATCAAAAAGCGTATGGGCGTCGAAGAGCCAAAGCATCAGATTGATTTCTCGGTCGGCGAAGTGGTCTCCATCATTGACGGGCCATTCAAGGGCTTTGATGGCTCAATTGCAGAAATTGACGCTATCAAGGGCAAGATCAAGGTCATGGTCAGTATGTTTGGCCGCGATACGCCAGTCGAGTTGGACGCACTGCAGGTCAAGAAAGTCTAG
- the dnaX gene encoding DNA polymerase III subunit gamma/tau, with protein MSQALYRKYRSRSLDEVLGQDHVTNILRRALEQGRIAHAYLLTGPRGVGKTSVARILAHEINQLPYDEEASHLDIIEIDAASNNGVDDIRALREKAQVAPVSAPKKIYIIDEVHMLSKPAFNALLKTLEEPPAHVVFILATTDADKLPATILSRVQQFFFHPISVDVMARQLMAIAEKEGFAIEADAARLIAERSRGGFRDGISMLDQLSALASADRPLSASDVAQYLGLSTTETLENLLELYQQRDAPEALSLLGELEQAGTDPIVLSHQLLSLLRARLHQRPELITLVKQLIEVDRHPHPDLKLLTIFMDGAGGIAHKSPEVAPTSTASPTAAVKPPVAISKSPADKAEPPASDTETPAAQPAENSSKTALKTQQTNNSTDKTTTDTATPADNQPASDNPISSATDIDWDKIIALAKEQSFAVATLLQQCGWRRDGNTLTLYAGNAFAKKKLDDAKNRPLIATIVQQVAGTELDIATIGQKAPPKDAKLAEIAELMGGGEEVNLEELS; from the coding sequence ATGAGTCAGGCACTGTACCGCAAATATCGCAGTCGTAGCTTGGACGAGGTGTTGGGGCAAGATCATGTGACCAACATTTTGCGCCGAGCGTTGGAGCAGGGGAGAATCGCCCATGCATATTTGCTGACGGGTCCGCGCGGCGTGGGGAAAACCAGCGTAGCACGAATTTTGGCGCATGAGATCAATCAGTTGCCGTACGACGAGGAAGCCTCACACCTGGACATCATCGAAATTGATGCCGCCAGCAATAACGGTGTCGACGACATCCGCGCCCTGCGCGAAAAAGCGCAAGTCGCACCCGTTTCCGCACCGAAAAAGATCTACATCATCGACGAAGTCCACATGCTGTCCAAGCCTGCCTTCAACGCACTATTAAAGACGTTGGAGGAGCCGCCAGCACATGTGGTATTTATCTTGGCAACCACCGACGCCGATAAGTTGCCAGCTACCATCCTCAGCCGCGTCCAGCAATTTTTCTTTCATCCCATCTCAGTCGATGTCATGGCACGCCAGCTGATGGCTATCGCCGAAAAAGAGGGCTTTGCCATCGAGGCGGACGCTGCTCGGCTGATCGCTGAGCGCTCGCGCGGCGGGTTTCGCGACGGCATCAGTATGCTTGATCAATTGTCAGCATTAGCCAGCGCTGATAGGCCGCTAAGCGCGTCGGACGTTGCCCAGTACCTGGGGCTAAGCACCACGGAGACGCTGGAGAACCTGCTTGAGCTGTATCAGCAGCGTGACGCGCCTGAGGCGCTGAGCCTGCTGGGCGAGCTGGAGCAAGCTGGCACCGATCCGATCGTCCTATCTCATCAATTATTGTCACTGCTGCGAGCACGATTACATCAGCGGCCAGAGTTAATTACATTGGTCAAGCAGCTAATCGAAGTTGACCGCCATCCGCATCCGGATTTGAAATTATTGACGATATTTATGGATGGAGCTGGAGGTATAGCTCATAAATCACCCGAGGTCGCACCCACGTCGACCGCGAGCCCGACTGCTGCAGTCAAGCCGCCAGTAGCCATTTCCAAATCGCCAGCGGATAAGGCGGAGCCGCCGGCATCTGATACAGAAACACCAGCCGCGCAGCCGGCAGAAAATTCATCAAAGACCGCTTTGAAAACTCAGCAAACTAATAACTCTACAGACAAGACAACCACAGACACCGCTACCCCAGCAGACAATCAGCCGGCATCAGACAATCCGATAAGCTCCGCTACAGACATCGACTGGGATAAGATTATCGCTCTAGCTAAAGAGCAGTCATTCGCTGTTGCGACATTGTTGCAACAGTGCGGTTGGCGGCGAGATGGCAACACCTTAACCCTGTATGCCGGCAATGCCTTTGCTAAAAAGAAGCTGGACGACGCGAAGAATCGCCCGCTTATTGCGACAATTGTGCAACAAGTTGCCGGCACCGAACTGGATATTGCGACAATCGGACAAAAAGCTCCGCCCAAAGACGCCAAACTCGCGGAAATTGCCGAGCTAATGGGCGGCGGTGAAGAAGTTAATCTGGAGGAATTATCATGA
- a CDS encoding L-threonylcarbamoyladenylate synthase: protein MLPAVGAILLWYNHLVITKNLLDTVVIEALRADKLVVAPTDTIYGLLARADSPRAVDELYRVRQRDRTKSCIILLSSADNIPELTTKQRYIYDQLYCERPTTIAARVSPDFMPHLVRTDATLAFRAVPPDTALSELIRLVGPLLAPSANPGEQLPAATINEAIAYFGDQVAVYVDSGEVTGVVPSRIIKFTDDGQLVALRQ, encoded by the coding sequence TTGCTCCCTGCCGTGGGAGCAATTTTATTGTGGTATAATCATTTGGTGATCACCAAAAACTTACTTGATACTGTCGTTATCGAGGCGCTACGAGCTGACAAACTCGTCGTGGCGCCAACTGACACCATTTATGGCCTGCTCGCTCGAGCTGATAGCCCGAGGGCAGTTGATGAGCTGTACCGCGTACGCCAGCGTGACCGCACCAAATCCTGCATCATCCTGCTTAGTAGCGCCGACAACATTCCCGAACTCACCACCAAGCAGCGGTATATCTATGACCAGCTGTACTGCGAACGGCCGACCACTATTGCTGCCAGGGTCAGCCCCGACTTTATGCCACACCTAGTACGTACTGACGCAACCTTGGCATTTCGTGCCGTACCACCAGACACAGCATTATCTGAGCTGATTCGACTGGTCGGTCCACTGCTCGCACCAAGCGCTAACCCCGGCGAGCAACTACCAGCCGCCACAATCAACGAGGCGATCGCGTATTTTGGCGATCAGGTGGCTGTCTACGTTGACAGCGGGGAAGTGACAGGGGTAGTGCCTTCACGGATCATCAAATTTACTGACGACGGGCAGCTGGTTGCCTTGCGGCAATAA
- a CDS encoding 50S ribosomal protein L1 — MERRGKKYQEAAKKIEKNKLYSLDEALKLATETSPVKFDASVEIHVRLGVDPRQADQNIRSTVALPHGTGKDVRVAVFAPETEHAAAKKAGADIVGDEEFLSQLDKEELNFDILVATPQYMPKLGKYARLLGPRGLMPNPKSGTVATDVAKAVSEAKAGKVEYRVDKQAIVHLSIGKVSFGADKLAENTRAFLASLNAQKPSSLKGIYVKSIAVATTMGPSVKVETSL; from the coding sequence CTGGAACGCCGCGGCAAGAAATACCAGGAAGCTGCGAAGAAGATTGAGAAAAATAAACTGTACAGCCTTGACGAAGCGCTGAAACTAGCCACCGAGACCAGCCCAGTCAAGTTCGACGCCAGCGTTGAAATTCATGTTCGCCTCGGTGTTGATCCACGCCAAGCCGACCAAAACATTCGCTCGACCGTAGCGCTACCACATGGTACCGGCAAGGACGTTCGCGTGGCAGTGTTCGCACCGGAGACCGAACATGCTGCTGCCAAGAAGGCTGGTGCTGACATCGTTGGCGACGAGGAATTCCTAAGCCAACTCGACAAGGAAGAACTGAACTTTGATATCTTGGTCGCAACACCGCAGTATATGCCAAAGCTTGGCAAGTACGCCCGGTTGCTCGGCCCGCGCGGTTTGATGCCAAATCCAAAGTCCGGCACCGTTGCCACCGACGTCGCCAAAGCCGTGTCTGAAGCCAAGGCCGGCAAAGTCGAGTACCGCGTCGATAAGCAAGCCATCGTCCACTTGTCAATCGGCAAGGTTTCGTTTGGCGCTGACAAACTGGCGGAAAACACCCGCGCCTTCCTCGCTAGCCTGAACGCCCAAAAGCCATCCAGCCTCAAGGGCATTTATGTCAAATCTATCGCCGTCGCCACCACTATGGGGCCGAGCGTAAAAGTTGAAACTAGTTTGTAA
- a CDS encoding 50S ribosomal protein L10 gives MAISRDKKQTLVAELTELLKDAKGTAFARYQGLSVAELQELRKAAREANVVIKVVKNRLVRVALQGVDTYKETDTDLLVGQLVYAISAEDEVMPAKVLDTFAKTHPALQLAGGFSGEGLGINEADIKALAGLPSKDQLVAEVVAQLLSPVHDTVGALGGNLHGLLDGIEAKAAA, from the coding sequence ATGGCAATTTCACGCGATAAAAAACAAACTTTGGTTGCTGAACTAACAGAGCTTCTGAAAGACGCCAAAGGTACGGCATTTGCGCGGTACCAGGGGCTGAGCGTGGCTGAATTGCAAGAGCTGCGCAAGGCTGCTCGTGAGGCAAACGTCGTCATCAAGGTGGTCAAAAACCGCTTGGTGCGCGTAGCATTGCAGGGCGTCGACACCTACAAAGAAACTGACACTGACCTCTTGGTTGGCCAGTTGGTCTACGCCATCAGTGCCGAAGACGAGGTCATGCCAGCGAAAGTTTTGGACACGTTTGCAAAGACGCATCCAGCACTGCAGTTGGCTGGTGGTTTCTCAGGTGAAGGCCTCGGCATCAACGAAGCTGACATCAAGGCGCTGGCAGGCTTGCCAAGCAAAGACCAGCTTGTCGCCGAAGTGGTGGCACAATTGCTCTCACCAGTCCACGACACTGTGGGCGCGCTTGGCGGCAATTTGCACGGACTTTTGGACGGCATCGAAGCCAAAGCTGCGGCTTAA